From Ananas comosus cultivar F153 linkage group 2, ASM154086v1, whole genome shotgun sequence:
TGGAAATGATATTTTAAGttggttagggttttggaaaggtTTAACAAGCCACGTAATTCACTAATTTGATCAAAACTAGCTGTAGAAGCAAGTAGGACCTAAATGGCTTACTGTTTGAAGGAAATTGGCGATAAATTATATTCATTTTGACATCTGAAGATCACCATATTTCTGTCATACTGTATCACCGTAGTAATTAAGTTAAAGATTAGTTTCTTTCTGGGTGAACCTCATTGTAGTATTAGAAAACACAAGACGGATAGTGGAGTTTCCATTTCTTGAGATTATGTTCAGCTTGAAAACAATCTAACAGCAATATTTACTTTCCTTTAGAGCTTATCTGGTCAATCTTCAAGGAAAATGTCCACTTCAGCGACGCTTCTGAATAAAACCAGGACAGATGTAACAAATGCAGGATTGAAATTACTCGTTACGAAGGGACCCCATGCACAAAAGGTAGTCGGGATATGGCTTTTTGGTTGTGCTGCTTGGGTTTTCAGTTTGGTGGTTCTTGGTGGAGTCACGCGCCTCACTCGTTCTGGTCTATCGATGACCGACTGGAAATTCACTGGTGCTCTGCCTCCATTGTCAGAGGATCAGTGGCGTCTTGAATTTGAGAAGTATCAGCAATCGCCCGAATACAAGCGGTAAAATTACATTCACTTCGCTTTTTAACAAATGAATGAACATATCATTTACTACAGTGATGGTGCATGACTTTGTGCAGGGTGAATAGAGGAATGAATATGGAAGATTTTAAGTTCATTTATTGGATGGAATATGCACATCGGATGTGGGGAAGGGCGTTAGGTGTTGTGTTTGCTGTCCCATTTGCATATTTTCTCGCAAAAGGGTACATTACCCGCCAACTTGGAGTTAGACTGTCAGCTCTTTTTGCTCTTGGTGCTGGGCAAGGACTTATCGGCTGGTGGATGGTAAAAAGTGGTCTGGAGGTATAAAAATCCTTCAATCTTCTAGTGCCAAACTGCTGAAATGTCTATTTACAGTTTACAATAGTACAAGTTCTTCTTTTCCAATTTTAGGAACCGGCTTCTGAGTATGTTCAACCTAGGGTTAGCCCATACCGTCTGGCAACTCATCTCGCCTGCGCATTTGGTATATATTGTGGCATCTTGCGGACTGCTCTGTCGGTAGTCATGCCTGACCCTCCAACTGGATCGATGAATTGGGTAAATGGGGCAGCAAAAATCCGAAAACTGGTTCTTCCTGTAAGTGTCCTTGTGGGCATTACTGCTGCATCAGGGGCTTTTGTTGCAGGAAATGATGCGGTATATGATAGTATTCTGctgcttttcattttttttgctttttttgatGATTGCTGCTTGACGAATTTTCTACATAATTATGTCTAATTCTTGATGTGATACAGGGTCATGCATACAACACATTTCCTAAGATGGGTGATTCCTGGATCCCTGATGACATATTTGATATGGAGCCACTCATTCGCAATTTTTTTGAGAACACGTCCACAGTACAGGTAAACTGTTTTTAATGCTGGATCAAATTTTTGCTGTCTTTGCCAATATGCGGAATGAATATTCAAAGTTTTATTATTTACGCTCTAAGTTTTTGCCAGAGTACTAAGGTAAACTTTGGACAAAGACAATCttaattagaattttctgtgtttGCAGCTCCATCATCGCATTCTTGCAACAAGCACGTTGGTGTCAGTTGGTGCTTTGTGGTTGGCTGCAAGGAAAATAGAGATGCATCCTGCAATCCAGTCATTGATTGGGAGTACATTGGGAATGGCCGCACTTCAGGTAATTATCTTCCCTATTTGAAGTACCACTTCGGGTGTCGTAAGTCACTTAGGAGAAACAGAATTTTTCTTCTTATGAATTATGTCTAATTATGAGAGGAGTATCATATCACTTGAACTTCCAAATAAGCTAATGCAACCACGGAAAAGGCCCTAAGAATGAAGTTTGTGTAGGTAACCATTGTATGACCTTGAATCTTTCCAGGTGACACTGGGGATATCGACACTGCTGACGTATGTCCCAGTCTCTTTAGCCTCAGCTCATCAAGCCGGAGcattaactctgttaaccctaATGGTCCTTCTTGTTCACACTGTGAGGAAGCCGTCGCCATCCCTTCTCAAGTCGTTAGCTTCAGTGCCAAAATCTAAGGGCTGACTTACAAATTCCATAATACGTCATAATCTTCATCACTACTGGAAGATAAAAAAAACTGGCAGCTTTTCATCTTTCAGTAGAAAATTATCGCCCAAAGGTGGTAGTATATTGTCTTTACTTCTTTATAGTCCCTTAATTAAGCATGGGACTTCTTGCTGAGTAAAATTCTTCATTCGCCTGTCGCTGTTGCTGTGCTCTTCAAGCCCTCTGTGTTATTGATCAGGCCTCTGTAAGTGTACCTGTATTACATCTTTGGTTGTCTGACGAGGAGTCTAAGAATgactaaaaaaattttgcactttCATGTACTATCTGCCATGTATGTTAATAGCAGGGTATTCTAGCATCTTACTAGAGTTAAATTTGCTAACTAAGTCTTATGttatgaagaagaaaaagaatgattAATCAATTTCTAGCTAAACAGCTTTTAAATCTCACGGGTGAGTGCTccgaagttttaaatactgcCAAAAATTGACTTGTAGCTTCCTTTTCCCTCTTCATTTGGCCCCCGTTTAACTTGACATGAAAAAATATCAACCGCACCTTAATGCAGGCAACGAGCACAAGCACAACAAGATCACATCCAAAATGACATCTTTTCTGCTGCTTCCTCAACTTTTCACAGCATTCCAAGTGGAATGAACAGTGTTACTTGGTTCATTTGGGGCTTGATATCGGTCCCAGATACAAATGCAGCCTCTTTTATTTAACAATGCATGCAACATTACCCACCTTCATTATCCACCAAGGATGAGATAATTCAAGCAACATTCAA
This genomic window contains:
- the LOC109725159 gene encoding cytochrome c oxidase assembly protein COX15, with the protein product MLGSRVGALLRRSTKTLTLISRDLRGSPRVYSHEHPLLSNPSRFAVSEPCGRCFLSRYSSFSAFRSLPKSLSGQSSRKMSTSATLLNKTRTDVTNAGLKLLVTKGPHAQKVVGIWLFGCAAWVFSLVVLGGVTRLTRSGLSMTDWKFTGALPPLSEDQWRLEFEKYQQSPEYKRVNRGMNMEDFKFIYWMEYAHRMWGRALGVVFAVPFAYFLAKGYITRQLGVRLSALFALGAGQGLIGWWMVKSGLEEPASEYVQPRVSPYRLATHLACAFGIYCGILRTALSVVMPDPPTGSMNWVNGAAKIRKLVLPVSVLVGITAASGAFVAGNDAGHAYNTFPKMGDSWIPDDIFDMEPLIRNFFENTSTVQLHHRILATSTLVSVGALWLAARKIEMHPAIQSLIGSTLGMAALQVTLGISTLLTYVPVSLASAHQAGALTLLTLMVLLVHTVRKPSPSLLKSLASVPKSKG